The Macadamia integrifolia cultivar HAES 741 unplaced genomic scaffold, SCU_Mint_v3 scaffold_227A, whole genome shotgun sequence DNA segment AAAAATAGATAAGACCAAACAAATTAGTCTACGATCTGCTTGTCAAAATGCCTCAATCAATCAACAGATGGGTGAAACCACATTTATCTTAATATGTATGGCCAATTTTTGAAATGGGGTTTGTATCTGATATAGTTATGTCCTGTTTGATGAACTTGAAGCCACAACAGGCCTGTGACGAATTACCTTAGAGTATTTTAGGTCTGTGGACCACTTTCACTGCTTCTTAACAGGTTTTTGATGAATGTCATTCtatagaacaaaaataaaaaactaaaggGAATTTTGTTTAAGCATCAATAATATCTCATACATCAATTGTGAATCCTAGCTTGAGCACAAGTTATAAGTATATATGCTTGTATTTCAGTAGGAATTGTAGAAACTGCACATAACTATATTTATTTCATGTTCATCTTTATCTTCAGTTCTTGTTTTAGTTCATcccttgtttattttgtttctatattTCATTTTGCTCCCAATTGGCAGGGGCGAGACAAATTTTATCAAAGAAATCGTTGAAGAGGTCTCaatgaaagcaaaagaaagacgCATGGACATTGACActtatttagttgggatagaTTCCCGCATAGAATCCTTAAATTCTTTATTAAGCCTTGGTTCTAATGATGTTCGTATTATTGGGATGTATGGTATCGGTGGTGTGGGGAAGACGACCATCACCAAAGCTGTCTATAATCAAATCTTACATGAATTTGAAGGCAGTACTTTTCTTGGAAGTGTTAGAGAAATTTCTGAAGATCATAATGGTTTGGTTCATCTGCAAGAGCAACTTCTTACTGATATATTAATGAAACAAAACATACACATAAGCAATGTTGATAGAGGAATCAATGTGATTAAACAAAGACTCTGTTTTCAAAAGGTTCTTGTCGTTCTGGATGATGTGGATCAATCAAGCCAAATAAATGCATTAGTTAGAGAACGTAACTGGTTTGGCATGGGAAGTAGAATCATCATAACAACAAGAGATCAACATTTTCTGAATGGGCTCGATGTGGATGGAATGTATGAGGTTGAACAACTAAATCCAAAGGAATCCCTCCAACTCTTTTGTCACTATGCGTTTGACAAGGTTCGTCTTAGAAGCCATCAAAAGGAGCTTTCTGCAGAAATAGTGTATCATCTTGGTGGGCTTCCATTAGCTCTTCAGGTGTTTGGTTCATCTCTACACCGAAGAAGCTTGGGTGAATGGAAAAGTGCATTAGAGAAGTTGAAAAGAATTCCAGATGAGAAGATTCAGGAAAAACTTGAACTAAGCTTTGATTCTCTTGATAGTACAGAGAAAGATATATTCCTTGATATTGCATGTTTCTTTATTGGAATGGACAAAGATATTGCAATAAAAATACTAGATGGTTGTAGTTTCTTCCCAGAAATAGGAATTGGTGATCTCATGCGTAGATCACTTCTGATAATCAGTGAAAAAAATCAGCTTGGAATGCATGCCCTACTTCGAGACATGGGAAGGGAAATTGTTCGCAAAGAATCTCCTAATGAGCCCGGAAACCGTAGCAGATTGTGGTTTCATGAAGATGTATATGATGCACTGACAAAAAATGCAGTAAGAGCTACATGCCTACTTTTAAAATTTAGTGGAAAACTTAAGCACGTAAGGTTAGTCTTTTACTTTTATCTTTCCACACAAGCATGCACACAAACAAGTTTGTATTTACTCCACTTAGTCAATTTTTGTTCCCAAGTACTTGGATTGATTACACAAGTTCTGTTTCTTCAGTCCATTGCACATTGggtcctctttttctttttctttttctttttctttttctgtttctttttccccctctaaTGTTGGCTTATAGGTAGTCATGGTTTTCACTAGCCATTAGATAACAACTACCCAATCCCCAtcccccaacacacacacacacacacatacttgGTTGTATTTTAAGTTATCAAATGCTGGCTTTTATTAGGGAACAGCTAGTTAGGGTGTATTTTAGCTTTAATTATCCTTTGCTGTGCATAATTAGGTAACAGAAGTAGTTGAAGGTTTGGCCTTAAACTTAAACTTCCACCAACGAATAAGCATATGTTTGAGTATTGAGGCATTTACGAAGATGGAAAGATTACGATTGCTCCAAGCTGGTTATGTTCATAATCATTTTCTAAATGATTCGTTCTCTTTTGTGGGGAAAAAACTTATGTTCAAGGAGTTAAGATGGCTATGTTGGCATGGATTCCCTTTAAGATATATTCCAAACAATTTTCATCTGGAGAACCTTGTTGTTCTTGATGTACAATGTAGCAATCTCAAGGAAGTTTGGAAGGGAAGCAAGGTATGACCTCAttttttttacatctctttcttctcGATTGATTACATATTTCATGAAAAATTAATTTCCTAATtttattaaacttttttttttttcatttctttttgtcTTCCAGCCAGATTATCTTGGAAAGCTAAAAGTCCTTAATCTCGACCATTGCCTTGACCTAACCAAAACCCCCAACTTCTTGAGACTCCCTAGCCTTGAGATATTGACGCTTGAAGGTTGTACAAGTTTGGTTGAAGTTCACAAATCCATTGGAGAATTAAACAACCTTCTCATTTTGAATCTAAAAGGTTGTACAGACCTTCGGAGACTCCCAAGAAGCATTTGGAATTTGAAATCTCTACAGAGTCTTATTCTTTCTGGTTGTTCCAAAATCAGTGAACTGCCAGAGGAACTGGGAAATATGGAAAGTTTAACAGAGCTTCTTGCTGATGGAACTGCCATAAGGAAACTGCCCATTTCCATTGGGCTTTTACATAACCTTAAAAGCTTGTCTTTAGGTGGATATAAAGGATCGCCATCAAAATCATGGAATTCATTTTTTAGGTCATTAGGATCACCAAGAAGTGATGATGCCATTACATCTTTGCCGGCTTCTTTCTCTGGTTTACGCTCCTTAACACGCCTGATTCTTAGGGACTGCAACCTATCTGGTATGCTTCCCAATGATCTTGTGAGTTTATCCTCGTTACAAGAGTTGGATCTAGCCTTCAACAAATTTTGTGAGTTACCTGCTAGCATCAGCCACCTTTCCCAGCTTCAATCTCTTTGGTTACAGAATTGTACAAAGCTTGGATCACTTCCAGAGCTTCCATCAAGTTTAAAGTATTTGGATGCAAATGGTTGCACATCCATGGAAAAGCTACCCAATCTTGCAAGTGCATCCTCGTTGCAGAGGTTGGATTTAAGTCAGAATAATATTTGTAGCTTACCTGCAGATATCAATGGTCTTTCTCAACTGCAATTTCTTACATTGAAAAATTGCCCAAGGCTTCAGTCGCTGCCATTGCTTCCATCAAACATAATGACTTTGGATGCAGAAGGTTGCTCAGTGATGGAAAGACTATCAAGCTTGTCAAATTTAAAGAAGATAAAGTCCTTGTTCCTGAGTAGGTGCAGCAAACTAATTGAGGTGGAAGGCTTGGAGAGGCTGGAAACTACACCAACTATTCACATGGAAGGGTGCAATGATTTGGCAAATACTTTCAGGGATAACCTCTTTCaggtcatctctctctctctctctctctctgtggatcTTTTTCAATATTAAACATCCATGATTTTCCTTGCAACAGGGTATGAGTGAACCTGGTATTATTGACATCATTGTTCCCGGGGGAGACATTCCAGATTGGTTCAGCTACCAAAGTGCAGGGTCCAGATTATATTTTGAGGTTCCTCCATTGTTGAACCATAAGATTCATGGCTTGATTATTTGCGCCATTTATGCAgcagacaaagaagaagatgatcctacAGATGGTCCTGAAGCCACATTCATAAACATGACAAACGGTCTAGATTGGAAACACAGTCCCAAAAGCAATGGCGTTTCAGTAACAAAGCAGGATCACATATGGGTGAGCAATATAGCAGAGTCAACGTTTATGGATCAGTTGGATGGAGGGGATCAAGTAGATGTCTCAATAGAAATGGGTGACTCTATCCAGGTGAAGAAATGTGGGATCCATCTGTTTCAGGATACCTATTATCCATATGATCTTGAAGCTGAGAAAGGACATAAAGAAGATGATGGAGCAGGGTGCAGTTATTGCCATTTCAATGAGGAACAAGACCTTGATTGGTTGACCGGGCCTTGCCCAAAAATGAATTCCGATGAGGTAAATCAAAGTAGCTATGGCACTAGCTTTTTCAGACGTTTCCTCAAGGACATCTGAGGTGTGGGAATACCATAGAATGATTTTGACATTAGTTTGATAGGATTTGAATCCTCATGGTAacaaattttttcattttttgtattgTGATTACGTTTGTAACATAATGCACTCTCTGTAAGCCAAAACTGTAGGTTTTATAGATTGGGTTAATGTATAGTAGACTAGGAAAGATATTGAGTTGTTCAACTTAGTGAAGGTTTCTCTCCATTATAATGGTATTTATGATTAAAATGATTCTGCTAAGAAAATTACAGATAGAAATTAACTGAAAGACCCTGGATGTGCTAAGAACATTACTGTTGTAGTCTTGTCTGTCGCTTTGATTTGTCTCGAAACACCAAAGCCAATCCACAGCTATAAGAGTCATCACCTGTATAGCCATCACAAATCAAAATAGGATGATCCCCAGAATGTAAACCTTGATAATCAAGGAGAGACAagaggaggagagggaggggggggggggatNNNNNNNNNNNNNNNNNNNNgggggggggggggggggggggggattcaaagtgcagttggtgaggttATGGTGTGATACGCCCACGCTTACCAAAAGGTCTCAACTTCAAGTCTCCTAGTTGTTANNNNNNNNNNNNNNNNNNNNCCCCCccttccctttttcctttttttatagtgtacccatctaaaaaaaaatagatgatcCCCACAAGTGAAACTTTGATTTGTATAGCCAAGTTAGTCTCCTCGGTCTACCTAGAGCATAACTACAAGGTCTGGTATAAATCCAGCACTAACCGACATCATTACACAATCAGCACTTAGGAAGAACAGCCCTCATCAGTGGATGGGCAAACACATAACTCATACATTCATATTATCTATAACCAATGGCTGTAAACATTGAATAGTATAATTGAGGGCAGGGCAGTCAATACCTTAGAGATATTAGTTGTGCTTTGAAATGGTCTATGATCTCCTTTGAGAGGTCAGCATCATTGGAGGTCCACTCTACATTTGATTTTTCCAGGTTGAGCAATCTGTTCCGTTGATGCCTTTGGCAGTTGTGAGCATATTTTGATATGCCCTGATGGGAGGAGTGGTTAGAAGAAATCGAAAGAGTTTTTGAACTGTCATTGGATAAGCTGTGTAAAAAAATTCTCAAGGTAAAGATCAAGGTTTCTAAGAAAATAAGGTTCAAGTACTAGGAAAATATAAACTGAACCGGAGATAGTTATTCTAAGCCACTATATAAGGAATTCTTTGAGGAAAGCCTTGAGCCGACCATCAGCATAATCGGTTCTTTAAAGAATCTGTTATATAACAGGGTTGCGAGTTGGTGGACTAACGGAAGTCGCATCAGCTTTCCTCGTGATCCAAAAGACCACAATTAACCATCAATCTCCAAGACGTCTTCCTCTGGATTTTGTGATTATGTTTTTGGAAGGTTCAAGTTTCAGGTTTCGAGAAGAGATGGTTCCAATAAAGGAGGTGGGATTGGGAATCTCGACATGATAAggaaaggagagggagaagtaAGACAGTGGGGATGAAAACTAAGGGGTCACTAGTAGAGACTCACATAGAGGAAAATATCACGCAAAATGAAAGGAAAGTCAAGTCCCATACATAAGAGGAAAATATCACGCAAAGAGCGGATGAAATGAAAATCCCATGTGGCTGATCATATGTTTTTTTACCACCTAATAATTTGATAAGTACTCTTAAGGCCATGTTTGTTCATATGCTCTAATGACTTGATCAGTAGTCCCTTAGGCTTAGTTGCAATCTAATTTGATCCGTAGATCAACTCCCACCCTTTTACGGCATCTAATCATAGAACTATTAGTATATTTTTCCATCCTTTCCAAAAGGTTGTGATTCTGTTGGGTCTCACATTGGCAGCTCAGTGGGTCCTTTCCTTGCCTCTTATATAGGTCTCTTGTATGACTCTTGGTGACCCtttcatttaaataaaaataaaaactttttgATGGAATTCTATAAGCTGAGATGTAAGACCAAGATCATGGATTTAGTAATCAATATCGGATTGTCCGTATTATCCTATTCGTATCAGTATCAGCATACTAATGATTATTGATTTTTAATtagtattttaatatttttgttcCACATGTCAGTATCCTATTGATTGTATAATTAATCAAATCCATGCCCAAGATAATGCCCGATGGCCACCTCTGAGGCCGAATTCCAGAATCTGGTCTCAACAAAGTAGTCCAAATATGCCTACCCCAGAATATCATTGTTAAAGAAGTGAGGTGGAAGGGTTGGAGAGGTTAGAAACAACACCAATTGTTCACATGGAAAGGTACAATGGTTTGGCAAATACTTTtagagatctctctctctctctctctctctctctctctggatcAATTCCAGATTGGTTCAGCTACCAACTGAAACTCAAATTGTTAATTAAATCtgtcattgtttttttttttttttttcttcaatttaaaTTAGATCATTCTTCTTTACTGATTGCACATGGTCTTATCACCTTAAAGCGATTTTTTCAGAACTTGTCATGAGTCAAGGTATCAACTAAATCAGTTATAGTAtggtcattctttactttattctTCCTAGCTTTGTTGCACATCGAATCATCTTAATATCTTCTTCTCTACTACACAGTTTATCCATATGATACTAAATAATTGTGTTATAGTCGGACATATGACAGGCCTAAGGAAATCCCACATTACCATTGGCACAATCGCATAAAATTTTGATGCAGTAGCTTTAAGGTCCCTACTAAAGTGAAGTTGCTGATCTGTTTTGGGTTGCAACTTGCAAAACAGAACTGGACGAAGAAACATAGAAGATTGAAAAGCCCAGCAGCAGTAGAGAGGCAGAATCCTCCCTGGTGGTCGAGGGAATCCACTCCTAACAACAACCCCAGTGGAATCCACACAGAAATATGGATGATAGCAGCTATTCATTAATTCTCAAAGAAAATGTAATTCTATGCTTTCTTCTATTAGTTGCTTCGTATAAACTTAATACTTAATTTTGTTACTCAATTTCAAGTCTACTGGCGGTTACCTTCTCCCCTCCTTCCTTCTATAACGTACCCATCTGAAAAAAAGAAGTATGATCCGCACAAGTGAAAATTTGTTCTCCTTGGATTACAGAGAGCATAACAACATTTGACAATCAGCACTTAGGAAGAAATACCCTCTCTCCAAATGTTGCTATTAAAAATTTCTTTGTTAATGAATAAAGCTACCTATAGTCACTGTAAACTACAATCATTTTTCCGTGCCTATTTGATGCCAAGACAAAAGACCAAGGCACCCAAGGTCTTATGTATGAAGGGGCCTAGTATTTCATTTCCCATGTATTGGTCTCAGAAGAATTCAATCCCATAAACCGGTTTACAAGGTGAGAAGAcctaagaccatatcaacccacatcaaatcCCATAGGAAACCGATGTGGAATCAACCCCATAAGCTGATATGAAATCGTAACATATTGTCATATTAGATGGCATTTTTATGTGTACACCCTTCaatgtaataaaaaatatacatgcgGCGGATTCCTCTGATGTTTGTGTGTAATTTCGGGCCTTGGAAGGAGGGTATTATAAGGAAAAACTGTAATAGAGGGTATATAAGTCTTCTTATAAGGAGATTCTTTTAGATGTGCATGCAtgcaatttcaaatttcaactaCTGCTGGGTTGCAAATCTTTTACCCAATACAAATGCAGAGGTCTATCACttgacatggtatcagagccgatatATGATTAGCACATGCCCTATGCATCGAGAGAACCTCAGCACCTCAACATCTACCAATCTtgcaaccaccaccacccccaagCTCCCTCTAACTTGTCGTGCTCCTACAAACCTAGACTTCGTCCCACAAGCGTCATTTCTGAATCTAACAACAATGAATCATTCCTgtaatcaatctctctctctctctctctctctctctctctctctctctctctctcaacccccGATTCCTaattccccacccccaccaccctGCAATCTGTAATCACCCCTGAAATCTCATTGAAATACTATATGAACTCAAATCAACAAACCCCAGCTAACATTGCTAGGCCCCTATATTTTGCCTCAGCCAGCTCACACGAATCAATGTTCTAAAACTCGGGAATGATCATGGGATCGATCAAGGTCAATATCATTCT contains these protein-coding regions:
- the LOC122071440 gene encoding disease resistance protein RPV1-like isoform X1 yields the protein MASSSSSSSSSSSSSTHRKKYDVFLSFIDGDFDGEGDDDDPSRNFIDQLYEALIQRGYRIFTDEDDKRNLDDHITPEFVKTIEESKVSIVVFSKNYGSSIWCLDEVVKMLICKHQMDQTVLPVFYKVDPSHFRKQNGILEKIFAGYEEKFRSDMEMETVKGWRQALTEAGNLSGWHIKDVADGGETNFIKEIVEEVSMKAKERRMDIDTYLVGIDSRIESLNSLLSLGSNDVRIIGMYGIGGVGKTTITKAVYNQILHEFEGSTFLGSVREISEDHNGLVHLQEQLLTDILMKQNIHISNVDRGINVIKQRLCFQKVLVVLDDVDQSSQINALVRERNWFGMGSRIIITTRDQHFLNGLDVDGMYEVEQLNPKESLQLFCHYAFDKVRLRSHQKELSAEIVYHLGGLPLALQVFGSSLHRRSLGEWKSALEKLKRIPDEKIQEKLELSFDSLDSTEKDIFLDIACFFIGMDKDIAIKILDGCSFFPEIGIGDLMRRSLLIISEKNQLGMHALLRDMGREIVRKESPNEPGNRSRLWFHEDVYDALTKNAVRATCLLLKFSGKLKHVTEVVEGLALNLNFHQRISICLSIEAFTKMERLRLLQAGYVHNHFLNDSFSFVGKKLMFKELRWLCWHGFPLRYIPNNFHLENLVVLDVQCSNLKEVWKGSKPDYLGKLKVLNLDHCLDLTKTPNFLRLPSLEILTLEGCTSLVEVHKSIGELNNLLILNLKGCTDLRRLPRSIWNLKSLQSLILSGCSKISELPEELGNMESLTELLADGTAIRKLPISIGLLHNLKSLSLGGYKGSPSKSWNSFFRSLGSPRSDDAITSLPASFSGLRSLTRLILRDCNLSGMLPNDLVSLSSLQELDLAFNKFCELPASISHLSQLQSLWLQNCTKLGSLPELPSSLKYLDANGCTSMEKLPNLASASSLQRLDLSQNNICSLPADINGLSQLQFLTLKNCPRLQSLPLLPSNIMTLDAEGCSVMERLSSLSNLKKIKSLFLSRCSKLIEVEGLERLETTPTIHMEGCNDLANTFRDNLFQGMSEPGIIDIIVPGGDIPDWFSYQSAGSRLYFEVPPLLNHKIHGLIICAIYAADKEEDDPTDGPEATFINMTNGLDWKHSPKSNGVSVTKQDHIWVSNIAESTFMDQLDGGDQVDVSIEMGDSIQVKKCGIHLFQDTYYPYDLEAEKGHKEDDGAGCSYCHFNEEQDLDWLTGPCPKMNSDEVNQSSYGTSFFRRFLKDI
- the LOC122071440 gene encoding disease resistance protein RPV1-like isoform X2 produces the protein MASSSSSSSSSSSSSTHRKKYDVFLSFIDGDFDGEGDDDDPSRNFIDQLYEALIQRGYRIFTDEDDKRNLDDHITPEFVKTIEESKVSIVVFSKNYGSSIWCLDEVVKMLICKHQMDQTVLPVFYKVDPSHFRKQNGILEKIFAGYEEKFRSDMEMETVKGWRQALTEAGNLSGWHIKDVADGGETNFIKEIVEEVSMKAKERRMDIDTYLVGIDSRIESLNSLLSLGSNDVRIIGMYGIGGVGKTTITKAVYNQILHEFEGSTFLGSVREISEDHNGLVHLQEQLLTDILMKQNIHISNVDRGINVIKQRLCFQKVLVVLDDVDQSSQINALVRERNWFGMGSRIIITTRDQHFLNGLDVDGMYEVEQLNPKESLQLFCHYAFDKVRLRSHQKELSAEIVYHLGGLPLALQVFGSSLHRRSLGEWKSALEKLKRIPDEKIQEKLELSFDSLDSTEKDIFLDIACFFIGMDKDIAIKILDGCSFFPEIGIGDLMRRSLLIISEKNQLGMHALLRDMGREIVRKESPNEPGNRSRLWFHEDVYDALTKNAVTEVVEGLALNLNFHQRISICLSIEAFTKMERLRLLQAGYVHNHFLNDSFSFVGKKLMFKELRWLCWHGFPLRYIPNNFHLENLVVLDVQCSNLKEVWKGSKPDYLGKLKVLNLDHCLDLTKTPNFLRLPSLEILTLEGCTSLVEVHKSIGELNNLLILNLKGCTDLRRLPRSIWNLKSLQSLILSGCSKISELPEELGNMESLTELLADGTAIRKLPISIGLLHNLKSLSLGGYKGSPSKSWNSFFRSLGSPRSDDAITSLPASFSGLRSLTRLILRDCNLSGMLPNDLVSLSSLQELDLAFNKFCELPASISHLSQLQSLWLQNCTKLGSLPELPSSLKYLDANGCTSMEKLPNLASASSLQRLDLSQNNICSLPADINGLSQLQFLTLKNCPRLQSLPLLPSNIMTLDAEGCSVMERLSSLSNLKKIKSLFLSRCSKLIEVEGLERLETTPTIHMEGCNDLANTFRDNLFQGMSEPGIIDIIVPGGDIPDWFSYQSAGSRLYFEVPPLLNHKIHGLIICAIYAADKEEDDPTDGPEATFINMTNGLDWKHSPKSNGVSVTKQDHIWVSNIAESTFMDQLDGGDQVDVSIEMGDSIQVKKCGIHLFQDTYYPYDLEAEKGHKEDDGAGCSYCHFNEEQDLDWLTGPCPKMNSDEVNQSSYGTSFFRRFLKDI